A DNA window from Zingiber officinale cultivar Zhangliang chromosome 3A, Zo_v1.1, whole genome shotgun sequence contains the following coding sequences:
- the LOC122053520 gene encoding BURP domain-containing protein 3-like: MANQLILFFLGLLAGLVAHPSVALASSPELYWKTALPNTPIPSCIRDLLHPPEPSPGLWTSSESEEEAVIPGVSSIYYNAANVAQLRDKSSRSLFFREKDLFPGATFDLQFKRSIPKHADLLPRRVADALPFSSNKLPDVLALLSVDPNSKEAREMSATLERCERTANARETKHCATSIESMVDFAVSALATDYVSAVSTVANATAAAAMQRYVVEGFERMGGEGLGVFCHAEPYAYVVFHCHAVGKRMMREYAVSLKGSGGSRVEAIAVCHLDTTSWNPQHVMLQVLQVKPGSAEPVCHFLPSDHVLWTPRQQML; encoded by the exons ATGGCGAATCAGCTCATCCTGTTCTTCCTCGGG CTCCTCGCCGGACTCGTAGCCCATCCATCGGTTGCACTTGCTTCGTCGCCGGAGCTCTACTGGAAAACTGCTCTCCCCAACACTCCCATCCCTAGCTGCATCCGTGACCTCCTTCACCCCCCTG AGCCGAGCCCGGGCTTATGGACGTCGTCGGAGTCTGAAGAGGAAGCGGTGATTCCCGGAGTCTCCTCCATTTACTACAACGCCGCCAACGTAGCGCAACTCCGCGACAAGTCCTCCCGGTCCCTGTTCTTCCGCGAGAAGGACCTGTTTCCAGGAGCCACCTTCGACTTGCAATTCAAGCGATCCATCCCTAAACACGCCGACCTCCTCCCTCGTCGCGTGGCCGACGCCCTCCCCTTCTCCTCCAACAAGCTCCCCGACGTCCTCGCGCTTCTCTCCGTCGACCCTAACTCGAAGGAAGCTCGGGAGATGAGCGCGACCCTGGAAAGGTGCGAGCGCACGGCGAATGCAAGGGAGACGAAGCACTGCGCCACCTCCATCGAGTCCATGGTCGACTTCGCCGTCTCGGCTCTGGCCACCGACTATGTCAGCGCGGTGTCGACAGTCGCGAACgccacggcggcggcggcgatgcAGCGGTACGTGGTGGAGGGGTTCGAAAGGATGGGCGGGGAGGGGCTGGGCGTTTTCTGCCACGCCGAGCCATACGCGTACGTTGTGTTCCACTGCCACGCGGTGGGGAAGAGGATGATGAGGGAGTACGCGGTGAGCCTGAAGGGGAGCGGCGGGAGCCGAGTGGAGGCGATCGCAGTTTGTCACCTGGACACGACGTCGTGGAATCCGCAGCACGTGATGCTCCAGGTGTTGCAGGTGAAGCCGGGGAGCGCAGAGCCGGTGTGCCATTTCCTGCCCAGCGACCATGTCCTGTGGACCCCTCGCCAACAAATGCTGTGA